From Spartinivicinus ruber, the proteins below share one genomic window:
- a CDS encoding phage protein, with translation MRISGKSFDVSLGDFMVHVEKASLDITDNRSPVYNRGVPNGYVDGDVSATGEIELDAANFKLVLDAASQAGSFRGLEPFDMVYFAKAGEEELRVEAFGCLIKITNLLDIDSKGGEKSLIKLPYDVTSPDFIKINGLSYLRPDETENLV, from the coding sequence ATGCGTATTTCTGGAAAAAGTTTTGATGTCAGCTTAGGCGACTTCATGGTGCATGTGGAAAAGGCCTCACTGGATATTACCGATAACCGTTCACCCGTCTATAACCGTGGGGTACCGAATGGCTATGTCGATGGGGATGTGTCGGCGACTGGGGAAATCGAACTGGATGCAGCAAATTTTAAGTTAGTGTTGGATGCGGCTAGCCAAGCAGGGAGTTTTAGGGGATTAGAACCATTCGACATGGTGTATTTTGCCAAGGCGGGTGAGGAAGAATTACGGGTCGAAGCCTTTGGGTGTTTAATTAAAATCACTAATTTATTGGATATTGATAGCAAAGGCGGTGAAAAATCCTTAATTAAATTACCCTACGATGTCACCAGCCCGGATTTTATAAAAATTAATGGCCTCTCCTATTTACGCCCGGATGAAACGGAGAATCTGGTGTAA
- a CDS encoding D-Ala-D-Ala carboxypeptidase family metallohydrolase, with amino-acid sequence MAYRYFTDQELTCRCGCGQQHMQPAFMQSLIQLREACNFPLPVTSGYRCAHHPVEKNKATPGAHQLGCAVDIACRGEHALIILRLALQLGFTGVGINQKGRTRFIHLDRAPATHTRPRPWIWSY; translated from the coding sequence ATGGCTTACCGTTATTTTACCGACCAGGAATTAACTTGTCGTTGTGGTTGCGGACAACAGCACATGCAACCGGCATTTATGCAGTCATTAATACAGCTACGTGAGGCGTGCAATTTTCCGCTACCGGTAACCAGTGGCTACCGTTGTGCTCATCATCCCGTCGAAAAAAATAAGGCCACCCCAGGTGCTCATCAATTAGGGTGTGCGGTGGATATTGCTTGTCGGGGAGAACACGCATTAATTATTTTACGTCTGGCGCTGCAGCTGGGGTTTACTGGTGTTGGGATTAATCAAAAAGGCAGGACTCGTTTTATTCATTTGGATAGGGCGCCTGCTACTCATACACGGCCCCGGCCTTGGATATGGAGTTATTAA
- a CDS encoding putative phage tail assembly chaperone, with the protein MSNNTFTVEVGDQAFTFTITVDDYSSFINKFSEKNKIAPAYNFCMQTVSKDDKPALKELLAHPSVAPQIASALMEQYVPQLNIVVKPVRPSASN; encoded by the coding sequence ATGAGCAATAACACTTTTACTGTCGAAGTCGGCGACCAAGCGTTTACCTTTACGATTACGGTCGATGATTACAGTAGTTTTATTAATAAATTCAGCGAAAAAAATAAAATTGCACCGGCTTATAACTTTTGTATGCAAACGGTTTCGAAGGACGATAAACCCGCGCTAAAAGAATTATTGGCCCATCCCAGTGTAGCCCCGCAAATTGCGAGCGCGCTAATGGAGCAATACGTACCGCAGTTAAATATTGTGGTAAAGCCAGTGAGGCCGTCGGCGAGCAATTAA
- a CDS encoding DUF6890 family protein: protein MWLAKKHFPHQPVTADTMGAALFFEQQYWEHMQIAVANGISQAFKG from the coding sequence ATGTGGCTGGCGAAAAAACATTTTCCACACCAGCCCGTCACCGCCGACACCATGGGTGCCGCTTTATTTTTTGAACAGCAATATTGGGAGCATATGCAAATCGCGGTTGCCAATGGCATCAGTCAAGCATTTAAGGGTTAA
- a CDS encoding phage tail tape measure protein — MTSTATGHLHFIISLTNHLTSPIAGIQNQINQLTDGASRAFGMIGMGVAGLIGAGYAIKAALEPAIDMDRAMGEVRSLGVVEADLLQLKNTAMDFAVEYGKSAADFVRASYDIQSAISGLTGQELGDFTKASGILAAATKADTATITSYMGTMYGIFKQQAAVMGNADWVERVAGQTASAVQMFKTTGSEMSSAFSSLGAGATAVGVSMNEQMAILGTLQSSLSGSEAGTQYNAFLAGLSKAESALGLQFTDAAGMALPVVEVLDKIKAKYGELSLVDQADLTKAFGTDLATKFIVSLSNDVDGLRSSINKLGDIKGMDTALAMARAQVDAWERLGAAVDVVRIGFGSALLPVINPLVDTLADMGFTLQRWTQLFPNLTRWVGYFFLGLMGLIAVMSLLTLTAGLAFGSFVVLTNPITWVLAALAGLAYIIYQLLFNWDGFKDTLRSVADALSFLPLPVGLIVEAFIWLVDHLYLVGDAWDWLKASWQNVVSYLSDTSVFQMLMQVFSFFNPVLGLVAQGFHWLSTLWQQFTHYLAEVGPFEAILKIFSLFNPLLGLVIKAIQGLGDWWEHLKKTFADVGVFEFLASIVDWVIDKINRIPGINIEIDKEALKPNIASLKRPIQSQVPTGGLLKTINNNQQHNQNNYQTNHIYTQTVDSQFLHNQIEMEAP, encoded by the coding sequence ATGACCAGCACGGCCACTGGGCATTTACATTTTATTATCTCGCTGACGAATCATTTAACGTCACCGATTGCCGGCATACAAAACCAAATCAATCAACTGACGGATGGCGCTAGCCGTGCGTTTGGCATGATTGGCATGGGGGTAGCCGGTTTAATCGGTGCCGGTTATGCGATTAAAGCCGCATTGGAACCGGCCATTGATATGGATCGGGCGATGGGTGAAGTGCGTTCGCTCGGTGTCGTCGAAGCAGACTTGCTGCAATTAAAAAATACGGCCATGGATTTTGCGGTGGAATACGGCAAGTCAGCGGCGGATTTTGTGCGGGCGAGTTATGACATTCAATCGGCGATCAGTGGCTTAACTGGTCAGGAATTAGGGGATTTTACCAAAGCCAGTGGTATTTTAGCGGCGGCCACCAAAGCGGATACGGCCACCATTACCAGCTACATGGGCACAATGTACGGTATTTTTAAACAGCAAGCGGCCGTGATGGGCAATGCTGACTGGGTGGAAAGGGTCGCCGGACAAACGGCCAGTGCGGTACAAATGTTTAAAACCACCGGCAGTGAAATGTCATCCGCGTTTAGTTCCTTGGGTGCGGGGGCAACAGCGGTCGGTGTGTCCATGAATGAGCAAATGGCGATCCTCGGCACCCTGCAATCCAGTCTTTCCGGCTCAGAAGCGGGTACCCAATACAACGCCTTTTTAGCGGGATTATCCAAAGCGGAATCTGCATTAGGCTTACAGTTTACCGATGCGGCGGGCATGGCATTACCTGTTGTGGAGGTGCTGGACAAGATCAAAGCCAAATACGGTGAATTAAGTCTGGTGGATCAGGCGGATTTAACCAAAGCCTTTGGTACCGATTTAGCCACTAAATTTATTGTGTCTCTCAGTAATGACGTAGACGGCTTGCGTAGCAGTATTAATAAGCTGGGAGATATTAAAGGGATGGACACCGCCTTAGCCATGGCCCGCGCCCAAGTGGATGCCTGGGAACGGTTAGGCGCGGCGGTGGATGTGGTCAGGATTGGCTTTGGTTCGGCGTTATTACCGGTGATTAATCCCTTAGTGGATACCCTGGCAGATATGGGATTTACCCTGCAACGCTGGACCCAATTATTTCCCAACCTTACCCGCTGGGTGGGGTATTTCTTTTTAGGGTTAATGGGGCTGATTGCGGTGATGTCGCTATTAACGCTTACGGCTGGTTTAGCCTTTGGGTCTTTTGTCGTCTTAACCAATCCGATTACTTGGGTGCTGGCTGCTTTAGCCGGGCTTGCCTATATCATTTACCAACTGCTCTTTAATTGGGATGGATTTAAAGACACCTTGCGCAGTGTCGCCGATGCTTTGAGTTTTTTACCATTGCCAGTGGGGTTAATTGTGGAAGCCTTTATCTGGTTGGTGGATCACCTGTATTTAGTGGGGGATGCTTGGGACTGGTTAAAAGCGAGCTGGCAAAATGTTGTCAGTTATTTATCGGATACCAGCGTTTTTCAAATGCTAATGCAGGTGTTTTCGTTTTTTAATCCGGTACTGGGATTGGTGGCCCAGGGTTTTCATTGGCTATCCACCTTATGGCAACAATTTACCCATTACCTGGCAGAGGTTGGCCCTTTTGAAGCAATACTAAAAATCTTTTCGTTATTTAATCCATTACTCGGATTAGTGATTAAAGCGATTCAAGGACTCGGCGACTGGTGGGAACACCTGAAAAAAACCTTTGCTGACGTGGGTGTGTTTGAGTTTTTAGCCAGCATTGTGGATTGGGTGATCGATAAAATTAATAGGATCCCCGGGATTAATATTGAAATTGATAAAGAAGCCTTAAAGCCAAACATTGCCAGCTTAAAACGCCCGATACAATCCCAGGTACCGACAGGCGGGTTATTAAAAACTATTAATAACAATCAGCAGCATAACCAAAATAATTATCAAACCAACCATATTTACACCCAAACCGTCGACAGTCAGTTTTTACACAACCAAATTGAAATGGAAGCGCCCTAA
- a CDS encoding DUF2590 family protein: protein MDYIDLLINENDLVLTIAGEPQLTSDRASIAQDIQHAIRESGLLVDMIGERHPEQRQRLIQELTLLVEDDERLIPGTIIFHESRQGRYLLTADTYDYGPVEIQNALAV, encoded by the coding sequence ATGGACTATATCGATTTATTAATTAATGAAAATGATCTGGTGTTAACTATAGCCGGTGAACCACAATTAACCAGTGACCGAGCCAGTATTGCCCAAGATATTCAACATGCGATCCGGGAAAGCGGTTTATTAGTGGACATGATCGGCGAGCGCCACCCGGAACAACGCCAACGGCTGATTCAGGAACTCACCTTACTGGTAGAAGACGACGAGCGATTAATACCCGGCACCATTATTTTTCATGAATCCCGCCAAGGCCGTTATTTATTGACGGCGGATACTTACGACTACGGTCCTGTGGAAATTCAGAATGCGCTCGCTGTTTAA